One genomic window of Evansella cellulosilytica DSM 2522 includes the following:
- a CDS encoding ThuA domain-containing protein, with protein MNSRRQKFNVFLMLLLLLSTLITPVLQPNTVTAHNGDHSSDSSHRLLVVTHTEGYFHGSINDIRDVMPQWGQENGFEVVFADSSSSARGSDVPIEEAFTPEFLADFDAMMFANTTGNFGTTEERQAIMDFIESGGGFVGAHAAIDTGYDWPEYGEMVGTYFQSHPWVQQVNYLVEDSDHPATRHLQSGEWTKLEEVYIFPEDLNPRDAGKHILLSLDTDSVSGNRGGQFDDHPAAWCSPQEEGRVFITALGHHSQTWSSEPDFKQHILGGLEYAFGIENDTDCHLPSPKPGLVKEQLTNAVPRPTALEVTDDSRVFSISINGGVYETQPNGSTNRILNIPTTTEGEHGVMGIALDPEFDENGHVFIYYSEPEHTSEGEIINNLSRFTYENGEIDPATEELLLEVPSDPQCCHQGGYLKFGPDGKLYLSTGDNKPATNGPNALAIETAQNLGDLRGSILRINKDGSIPEDNPFVDVDGARGEIYAYGFRNPYRFTFDEETGFIYVGDVGPDSSSDYDEYNVITEPGQNFGWPYIIGDTPYVNYLSRFESFANNFDFSTVRGNFTADDVLTTAEEILHFHENEAVDPIAFYPYGHKDPWGSGGRTSNVGPVYDPGNGENAFPATHHGKLLFYDFVRGWMKLVDTDENGEIIAVEDFIDGLLLPMDVDIGPDGSIYIAEFGSSWWEVNDQSGITKISWGVLERAPVIQVNVSKNYAFIGDEISFDSSGTYDPDGNDITFDWDFGDGTTSTEASPTHAYSENGEYTVRLSVTDATGKVASWNTTIVIGNTPPVVEILQPSNNTFFRNGDTFTFVGRAYDAEDGEIACENLEWRLDLLHDDHGHPQEYKRGCEVTYTLQDDGHNYTDNIWWQMSLVARDSGGDGAPVLEGIDTIEFIKNRIEAEHYDDKSPAINTEGTSDVGGGQNIGWTGPGEWLKFEDLNLEQMDTVYLRTASLSNYHIELRLDSPDGESIASIEGNATGGWQNWNTVSAELSDVEGNHDIYVYYVSGEANINWIQFGGEGFPGPGEEGDPYEPVDPGDPGDPSDPGEDCGGNYCFEPIADLENSLDRSNWIPSASHSHEEEANDAPSGLHYAIDDDLGTRWSSGEDMTDGMYYQVDFGEVHTINAVYVDSGSHWEERGLKDSHRDWFLGYRIEISVDGENWTTVAEQEENDQYIIHVQFDDVDARFVKVTNTKDITVPGWLSIHDLQVIEAVGDSEPGVDVTELENLISTAKSYTNDEGEYTEESFEALQIAIAEAEAALETIETIQDLNNAFAALQEKINALQPSLSDPVLDVSELENLIESAKAISNEDEVYTDESYETLQAAIAEAEAQLEVIETEEELMNAISALLAAVEGLVERQPDPVLDVSELENLIESAKAISNEDEVYTDESYETLQAAIAEAEAQLEVIQTEAELVNALVALQAAIDGLVEKQVDPDPKPDRDKDKDSDKDKDKDTDIDKDTDHKDIEEKNGDSDDELPSTATSMYNYLFIGFFILIIGCSLYFLSKKGKRQEVNR; from the coding sequence TTGAATAGTAGAAGACAGAAATTCAATGTATTCTTGATGTTATTATTATTGCTATCAACATTGATTACCCCGGTTTTACAGCCAAACACAGTAACGGCACATAACGGAGACCATTCGAGTGACAGTTCACACAGGCTTTTAGTAGTAACCCATACAGAGGGGTATTTCCATGGCTCTATCAATGATATACGAGATGTTATGCCTCAATGGGGACAAGAGAATGGCTTTGAAGTAGTGTTTGCAGATAGCTCATCAAGTGCTAGAGGCAGTGATGTGCCAATCGAAGAGGCATTTACACCTGAGTTTTTAGCAGATTTTGATGCAATGATGTTTGCTAATACGACTGGTAATTTCGGAACGACAGAAGAGAGACAAGCAATCATGGACTTTATTGAAAGTGGTGGGGGCTTTGTAGGTGCTCATGCTGCGATTGATACTGGATATGATTGGCCAGAATATGGTGAAATGGTCGGGACTTATTTTCAATCACATCCGTGGGTGCAACAAGTCAACTATCTTGTCGAGGACAGTGATCATCCGGCTACAAGGCATCTTCAAAGTGGGGAATGGACGAAATTAGAAGAAGTCTATATTTTCCCTGAAGATTTAAACCCGAGAGATGCTGGAAAACACATTCTCTTAAGTTTAGACACCGATTCTGTTAGTGGAAATCGCGGGGGACAATTTGATGATCATCCTGCTGCATGGTGTAGCCCTCAAGAAGAAGGTCGAGTATTCATTACTGCACTAGGTCACCACTCGCAAACTTGGTCATCTGAACCAGACTTTAAGCAGCATATTCTCGGTGGCTTGGAATATGCATTTGGGATAGAGAATGATACAGACTGTCATTTACCATCTCCGAAGCCAGGGTTAGTAAAGGAGCAGTTAACGAATGCTGTACCTAGGCCGACAGCGTTAGAAGTTACAGATGATAGTAGAGTGTTTTCCATTAGTATTAACGGTGGAGTATATGAAACACAGCCGAATGGTTCTACGAATAGAATTCTGAACATTCCAACTACAACAGAAGGTGAACACGGTGTAATGGGGATTGCTCTTGATCCAGAGTTTGATGAAAACGGGCACGTGTTTATTTATTATTCGGAACCAGAGCATACTTCAGAAGGAGAGATTATTAATAACCTGTCTCGCTTTACGTATGAAAATGGAGAGATTGATCCCGCCACTGAAGAGTTATTATTAGAAGTGCCATCTGATCCACAATGCTGTCACCAAGGAGGATACCTCAAATTTGGTCCAGATGGAAAGTTATATTTATCAACAGGTGATAATAAACCTGCCACAAACGGACCTAATGCACTAGCAATTGAAACGGCACAAAATCTTGGTGATTTAAGAGGAAGCATCCTTCGAATAAACAAGGATGGATCGATTCCAGAAGACAACCCATTCGTTGATGTGGACGGAGCACGAGGAGAAATTTATGCTTACGGGTTCCGAAATCCTTATCGTTTTACTTTCGATGAAGAGACAGGGTTCATTTATGTCGGTGACGTAGGACCTGATAGCAGTAGTGATTATGACGAATACAATGTAATAACGGAACCAGGGCAAAACTTTGGGTGGCCATATATCATTGGTGATACTCCTTACGTCAATTACTTAAGTAGGTTCGAGAGTTTTGCTAATAATTTTGATTTCTCAACAGTAAGAGGCAATTTCACTGCTGATGATGTATTAACGACTGCTGAAGAAATTCTTCATTTCCATGAAAACGAAGCAGTAGATCCAATCGCATTTTATCCGTATGGACATAAAGATCCTTGGGGAAGTGGCGGACGCACATCGAATGTCGGACCTGTCTACGACCCAGGTAATGGGGAGAATGCATTCCCAGCAACACATCACGGTAAGCTACTATTTTATGACTTTGTTCGAGGGTGGATGAAATTAGTAGATACGGATGAAAACGGTGAGATTATAGCGGTTGAAGATTTTATTGATGGCTTATTGCTCCCGATGGATGTTGATATCGGTCCAGATGGTTCAATTTATATAGCAGAATTTGGTTCTTCCTGGTGGGAGGTAAATGACCAATCTGGTATTACAAAAATATCATGGGGAGTATTGGAAAGGGCACCTGTTATTCAAGTGAATGTAAGTAAAAATTACGCTTTTATCGGTGATGAAATCTCGTTTGACTCGAGTGGAACGTATGATCCGGATGGAAATGACATTACATTTGACTGGGATTTTGGTGATGGAACGACTTCTACGGAAGCAAGTCCAACGCATGCCTATTCTGAAAATGGGGAGTACACCGTAAGGCTCTCGGTGACAGACGCTACAGGAAAGGTCGCAAGCTGGAATACAACTATTGTTATTGGAAACACACCGCCAGTGGTTGAAATTCTACAGCCTAGCAATAACACTTTCTTTAGAAATGGCGACACATTTACATTTGTTGGAAGAGCGTATGATGCTGAAGATGGAGAAATAGCATGTGAGAATTTAGAGTGGCGATTAGACCTGCTCCATGACGATCACGGACATCCACAAGAGTATAAGAGAGGCTGTGAAGTTACTTATACTTTACAAGATGACGGTCACAACTACACCGACAATATTTGGTGGCAAATGAGTCTAGTAGCACGCGACAGTGGTGGGGACGGAGCGCCAGTGCTTGAAGGTATAGATACAATAGAATTTATTAAAAACCGTATTGAAGCAGAACACTATGACGATAAATCACCGGCAATAAACACAGAGGGTACATCGGATGTTGGTGGGGGGCAGAACATCGGTTGGACAGGCCCTGGAGAGTGGTTGAAATTTGAGGATCTCAATTTAGAACAGATGGATACCGTTTACTTACGGACGGCGTCACTCTCTAATTATCACATTGAACTGCGTCTCGATTCACCAGATGGAGAATCCATTGCCTCTATTGAAGGGAATGCAACAGGCGGTTGGCAAAACTGGAATACGGTAAGTGCTGAGTTATCTGATGTAGAAGGCAATCACGACATATATGTTTACTATGTATCAGGCGAAGCTAATATTAATTGGATTCAATTCGGCGGCGAAGGTTTTCCAGGGCCGGGTGAAGAAGGAGATCCATATGAACCCGTTGATCCGGGAGATCCAGGAGACCCATCTGATCCAGGTGAAGATTGTGGAGGTAATTACTGCTTTGAACCAATTGCAGACTTGGAGAACTCGCTAGATAGAAGTAACTGGATACCATCTGCTAGTCATAGTCACGAAGAAGAAGCGAACGATGCACCAAGTGGTTTACACTACGCAATTGATGATGATTTAGGTACTCGTTGGTCATCAGGAGAAGATATGACTGACGGCATGTATTATCAAGTTGACTTTGGTGAAGTACACACTATCAATGCGGTTTATGTAGATTCTGGCTCTCACTGGGAAGAAAGAGGATTAAAGGATAGTCATAGAGATTGGTTCCTAGGCTATCGAATAGAAATTTCTGTTGATGGTGAAAACTGGACAACAGTCGCTGAGCAAGAAGAAAATGATCAGTATATCATTCACGTACAGTTCGACGATGTAGACGCTAGATTTGTAAAAGTAACAAACACGAAAGACATTACTGTTCCAGGGTGGTTATCGATCCATGACCTTCAAGTGATTGAAGCGGTTGGTGATTCGGAACCTGGAGTGGATGTAACAGAACTAGAAAATCTTATCTCAACAGCAAAATCATATACAAATGATGAAGGAGAATATACAGAGGAGTCTTTTGAAGCTTTACAAATAGCAATAGCCGAAGCAGAGGCAGCTCTCGAAACGATAGAGACAATACAAGATTTGAATAATGCCTTTGCAGCCTTACAAGAAAAAATTAATGCTTTACAACCTTCGTTATCTGATCCAGTACTTGATGTTTCAGAGCTAGAGAATTTAATAGAGTCAGCAAAAGCAATCTCAAACGAGGATGAAGTGTATACGGATGAATCATATGAAACACTGCAAGCTGCAATAGCAGAGGCGGAAGCACAGCTAGAGGTCATTGAAACAGAAGAGGAATTAATGAATGCAATCTCAGCATTACTAGCTGCTGTTGAAGGTTTAGTTGAGAGACAACCTGATCCAGTACTTGATGTTTCAGAGCTAGAGAATTTAATAGAATCAGCAAAAGCAATCTCAAACGAGGATGAAGTGTATACGGATGAATCATATGAAACACTGCAAGCTGCAATAGCAGAGGCGGAAGCACAGCTAGAGGTCATTCAAACAGAAGCAGAATTAGTAAATGCATTAGTAGCCTTACAGGCAGCGATCGATGGGTTAGTAGAAAAACAAGTTGACCCAGATCCTAAGCCAGACCGAGACAAAGATAAGGATTCAGACAAAGACAAAGACAAAGATACAGACATAGACAAAGACACAGACCATAAAGACATTGAGGAGAAAAATGGTGACAGTGATGATGAACTTCCAAGTACTGCTACATCTATGTATAACTATTTGTTCATTGGTTTCTTCATTCTCATAATTGGGTGCTCTTTGTACTTTTTATCAAAGAAGGGGAAAAGACAAGAAGTAAATAGATAG
- the gloA2 gene encoding SMU1112c/YaeR family gloxylase I-like metalloprotein, which translates to MNINAVHHIAIICSNYEVSKDFYVRILGLEILQEVYRAERESYKLDLAVNGYYQIELFSFPSPPKRQSYPEATGLRHLAFEVNNVEEAVEHLKSENIKVERVRIDGITKKKYTFFNDPDGLPIELYEK; encoded by the coding sequence ATGAATATAAATGCAGTACACCATATTGCTATTATTTGTTCTAATTATGAAGTGTCGAAGGATTTTTATGTGAGGATATTAGGGTTAGAGATATTACAAGAAGTATATAGAGCTGAACGGGAATCGTATAAACTAGACTTAGCTGTTAATGGTTATTATCAAATAGAATTATTTTCATTCCCAAGTCCTCCGAAAAGACAAAGCTACCCGGAAGCTACTGGATTGAGGCATCTAGCATTTGAAGTTAATAATGTAGAGGAAGCAGTGGAACACTTAAAATCTGAAAATATAAAAGTTGAGAGGGTAAGGATTGACGGAATTACGAAAAAAAAATATACCTTTTTTAATGATCCGGACGGACTTCCTATAGAATTATATGAAAAATAG